The Oryzias melastigma strain HK-1 linkage group LG15, ASM292280v2, whole genome shotgun sequence genome includes the window GATATGCAAACTCATGatctttaatctttttgttCCTTAGCAACCTAAAGGCAAGGCCTCTGAACTGAAAGGATTTGTTTGAGGCATTCAGCAACtcaaattagaagaaaaaatctttttatttttaaattatttttttttttaaatggctaaACGACTGGAAAAGCTATTGCTTAAACTTCACTCACATGTAGTGATGCCAcagacgattattttaatagtcgactaatcaccaattattttttatgattagtcgactaatcaggtcatgcgcaagctggatgtaaagcacacatcttaacagtcattagctttaaactaactaaaaactaaatgtatagcattacctgcgataatgctagtgtaaatacTGTAGGCTGAATTTTTGCCgcttaagatgctagtgctgatagatagatgctgaagctgatagctaaaagcgctgaagctgatagccagctaaaatattagttaaatgccaaatttgcctaaaaaagcctaagatAGCCAAACtggtatgtagctgaaatattagctaaacttcaaattagcccaaaaaacaacaaaaaaaagcctaaagtagccaaaatggctagcatgcagctgaaatattagctaaaccccaaaatatccacaaaaagaaaaaacctaaattagccaaaatggctcgcttgcagctgaaatattagctaaacttcaaattagcccaaaaaacaaaaaagtctaaattagcccaaaaaacaaaaaagtctaaattagccaaaatggctagcatgcagctgaaatatcagctaaaccccaaaatagccacaaaaaagccgaagttagccaaaacaactagcatgtagatgaaattttaactaaactcaaaaataaccaaaaaaaaaaaaagcctaagttagccaaaacagctagcatgcagctgaaatattagctaaactccaaaatagcctaaaaaaccttaataaatgccaaatagtccaaacagctagcagaatgccaatataactttcaactttactaactCTAACTCCATATGATCTAAAGTAATAacaaatcgactattaaattagtccttgacaattttaatagtcgattaatcgtggcagccccaCTCACATACAACAAACTTTTGTACTGTAAACAGGCTTGAATCTGATATTCCAAATTCCCATGTCATTCTGGAACGGCTCCGACGCTTTGAACGTCTCCTGCTCTTGTTTGTGTGTCCCTGAACTGTGTGTACTCTGCCGATCAGCTGAGGTAACGCTAAATGTTTGCATAGTAAAcagagtcatctggacccctcatGCTTGCTCACTCCTACCACGTCTGCTCCCACAAACCAACCCATACATGCCCCTCCTGCCCTGATCTCATAAGCTGAAGACAAACTGTGCTTCAGGACGCGGTTTAATTGTCACACAACCCAGATAAATCTTCCTGTGTTGCGTCACGCTTCCAGCTAAACTGCTTTGAGTCACCCAGCTCCACTAACAGGACCACACACACGTTATTCTGAGTCTAATGCTTGGATCACTTTCAGAAAATGcagtctttatttttgctttgtattGTTTTCAACCGCAATAAAACGCTCATATTGCATTGGAGAAGTTTGTGTATAAAGGAGACTgaactctttttctttctttttttgttctttggaagaaaaagaaaggaaagctGACACTTAAACACCCGGGGGCAGCCTGTGAGATAGATATGGCCACTGCTCCTCAGACAGGAAGTAGTTTTAATGCACCAGATAGGAATCTTAATGATAACTAAGTTGATATCCGTGCTGGGGGTGGATGAATTGGCTACACATGCAGGAAGTCTGACTGTTTTCTTACAGTATTTACTTAAAGGAATGGGTAAGTGGTTCACATTTTGGCTTAATTGCTGAGAGTCGATTGTAAAATCTGCTCTGCGTCCCAGCAAGTATTTTAATTAGACATGAGGTTTGCTGTGCATCACTGCACATGTTGCTGTAATTTTAGCAGCCTCCTCGTCTGCGTGTTGCGACAGTAGTGTCACGTTTACTCTCAAAAGATGGACCTTTGATAGATTGTGTTTAGAAGTTGCATAACTGTCCACGACGGCTGCTGCAAGTGACTGTGTTGCACGCATTGTTGGTCTCTGAGTGTGCTTGCGACGTCAAGAATGTCTCTCTGCCGAGTGTTTGTGTGACTGAGCCTCATTAGTATTTCCACTTGTCAAACAAAAGGATGCCTATGGAGCCTAAAGAATTTAACGcgggacaaaaacaaaaagttctaaAGCGTTCTCTGTACTCTGTTCTTCAGCGCTTCATACCCTTATTATTCCGTGCAGATCAGTCTATGATCACTTTATCGTTGTGGAGAGTAGATGTCTGGCTTGATCAACGCTTCTATATGCGATCTAGAAAGATcgaaaaaatgttgatgttgcTGCTTCTCTCATTTACAAAAGATGTTAAAgatgaagacataaaaaaaaaaatttgaacatggctgatttttttttttttttattattatttttggtttattgttcTATATTCATGCCAACTTAACTAAGCAAAAAACTCTAAAGGAACACAAATATTGAGCTACTTTTGGCAAATTTTTGCaccatttgaaaatgtaaaacatatttttcatttgttgataCAGTTAACACCCCCCCCCTTACACACACATCTATAATGTTGCTATGACAACACCACATCCAAAAACTCAGTGCTCCAGTGCAGGTGGTGGAAGTAATGGCGAGTGTAAATAATTCCTGTCAAGGGAAATTGATGACGctggaacatttattttaaatgcagaacTTGAATGAATGTTTTCTCATCATGTTCCAAGTTCAATACTAGCACACCGACCACCTGGCTTAACTACACAcaggttgccatggtaacaTTGCTATTCAATTTGAAAGTCATTTATTGCTAAATTGTTCCGTGAATCTGAActctcattcatttttacaattcattcagaaaaaaatcatcttttcttgaaataaaaaaatattagatgctgttaaaaaaggaataaaaaatcaaacgcatcaaatattagaaatgttttgttgtagaacttttctatttttcccaaaacttttgattggtgtatttctttctgtttttgcccAGGGGGAAAAGAAagttcataaaaatgtgttttctgtcatttcctaATGCTGTAAAAGTTTCTCCtttcttacaaataaaaatccttGATTGCATACGGACTTCTCTTATCAGAAAAACAAGGCCGTCATGCAGACAAAGCGAGAAATCCATCACCAAATGTAGAAATCAGGTTTATCTTTTACTCTTCTTCTGCTGTCGGCTCTGATTGAAAGAGCTCTCGCATTTGAGCTTTTATCATATCACGCTCTGCTGTGACTCTGCTGACATATAAGCAATAAAGCAAGGCTGATCACTTTAAAAAGCTATTGAAAACAGTAACCTGCAATTTTTGGGAAGCGTTATTTTTGAATCTGCATTTGTTTCCATGGAGACGGGCTTTGATCAATAGTCTCGGAGGAATGCTTTCAAGCGTCCAGGTAAATGCGAGGCCCTACAGAAACTGGCTCTTTAAACGTGGTTACTATAGTAGGcttgtgttgtttaaataatGAGAGGAAAggtgaataaagtttaaagctgttttgaGAGGGACATCTTCATCCTTGAAGTGTTTAAATCTACAGATGTGTCAAAGATGAATTTCTTTAACGGCCCTCCtcattactgagagctctctgtttacatgctctcccacttgCCTCACAGccccaacaaaaatggcaaacaatacTGGCGCTATCCAGCCACACAGTTTTACGCCAGCAAAATGAGGgcgtgcatggatctatttgtcaccaagtggatgcatcagaatggagcagaacatggagcttgtggcccgcccaccaatatgacctttttttttctttatttagaacaatttgaataaagatatactcagaaatccaattttaagctgtatttatttttaaataaatgtcctccatcgtcagaaaaacgccacaagaaatacaattttcattggattgggtcttGAACAGTTTTTCTAAGAACTTATGGAGTTTCTTCACTTAAATCTTGCTGGTAAACTTCACACAACATAATGAAACATATATGGGGAGGGGACTGTCATATCTGatctttgaaatactttattactttaaaagttttcttgtgTCTTTAAGTGTTTATAGAAAGAGATCCTTGAACCCTCTCCTTTCTGTAGGTCTGCAGGGCAGCAGGCGTTTCCAGTCTTCTACCGTCAACTACAGCACGCTGCTGCTGGATGCTGACAGAGAGCGTCTTTATGTGGGGGCTCGAGGAGCTGTGTTCGCTCTCGATGCCACTGACATTTCAGCCAGCCCTGCTGCCTCTGTAAGTACGATTGTTGCAGCATGCCGAGCGCCTCGTCTCCCACGTTTCTTCATCTCGGTCACAAGTTGATTTGCATTGCACAACGCAGGAATTTTTTTAGGGGAGAGAAgagttttatcttctttttttatctaaacaaaacagaaaggtggctttttaaatcttatgacataaaataaatacagaaatcaTATCAAATCCGTTGATGTCAGTTTAAGTCGATTGTAGATGTTTCCTTAAACAcaacaacatatatatatataaaatattgacaaaaaaatgaagaatcaaGGATGTGAAAGTcgacaaactttaaaaaaaattgcagcaaTAACTaagatttttccattttgtgattttatttacacttttgtcacaaaaaatgtgatttgttgttaaatcaaacatatttgtttaggttttttagtAAATATCTTATGagacattttacaatttttaaattttgaatatatatgactacaaaaagaataatttttctATAGTGTATTCTTTAGGTAGATGTTACTTAATCTCATGTCATGTCCTGGTTCTCTCACAGATTGAGTGGGAGGCCTCAGCAGAGCAAAAGTTTCAGTGCCTACTGAAAGGAAAAGACAACAAGGTAAGCATGAGGTTGTCCTTTCACcttcagtcttttatttatgcctTTCTGGCATTtgtcttttgatttttgttctctAATTGtcatatattttctcttttcctttagACGGAGTGTTTTAATCACATTCGCTTACTCCAAAGGTTTAACTCGACCCATCTCTACATGTGTGGGACTCACGCCTTCAGCCCGCTCTGTGCTTATATAGTAAGACCTGTCTACAAACGCTTATACTTCTATGACTTTTGATCTGAGAaacaactttttcctttttatgtactttttatttcaaaataaaatcatgttttcgtCTATAAAGGACGAGGAGAGGTTTGTTATGTCATCAAAGCCTGAGGAGGGCAGGGATAAATGTCCCTATGGGCCAACGACAGGTTATACTGGTCTCCTCGTAGGTAAACAACCTAAATCCACTCAGTTACATAAGAAATTTGTTTGGATAAGTTCAAgatcaaataaatctttttttcttcttctttagatCAACAGTTGTACACAGCTTCCCAGTATGAGTTTCGGAGCTTTCCAGATATTCGGCGTAACTCTCCGTCTCCCACTCTGAAGACGGAAGATGCGCCCACACGCTGGCTGAACGGTGAGATAACCTCCCAGCGTGATAAGAGCATGTAGTAGCATGTAGACCCCAGTTTCTGGGTGGTAGTCTTAACTGTGTACATCAAATGTGTACatcaaatacactttttaataTTAGTTAATGCATAATTAAGCATGAACTAACTATTAAATAAAGTGTTAACAGAcacaaaagctaaaaagaaatgtGCTTTTCTCTTCCAACTTGCAGAAGCGGAGTTTGTGGGTTCCTCCCTCTTGAAAGAGAGATTGGGCAGCGGCGGCGATGATcagatcttcttcttctttacagAGAGGAATCAGGAATACTCTGGAACCTACAGCCACAGTAGAGTGGCTCGAGTAGGTCGGGTTTGTAAGGTGAGTGCAGACCGAGATGCCCGTAGAGAAGGATGAGGACTGTTTTTACATGTATACCAAAAACTGAGTGAGACTGTGATGAACTAGTAGCAGAGTCAGTGTGAGGACAAGAGGACTCGAAGGTGAGGTTCAACATCTGCCtgtaatgtaaatgttttacattcCGCAGTGTGAGTATATTATGATTAGATGTTATCGTTTTTTTTAgcgtgtttttgtttaaattaggTTGATTCATAAGCCTTGTACTCAGAAATAAGCAAATTTACTCTCTGATCTTGGGTTTAACAGTTCCCATCTGAAGTTTTCTGCTGGTTGAGTTCATTCAGAAGTGCATGctagaatttcaaaataaaagctcaaacttTTGTTATCATGTATTAAACCCCTGGcgcctattgatgcaaatatttcTGCCACAAATTTCCCTTAACTTTGCATctacatgaaagcaaaaacattagtGGGTTTTTATTTCACAGTTGCAAAAAAATTCCGATGTCAAGTAGTTAACTTTTGActgtaccccacctttgcccaacagctGCTAGGTTACtctgaaagggattcagtgggttctgaaATGAATACTACCTGGATGGATGGCAATATTACAtaatatagaacatttttttcatgctcCTATCTTCCTTGTTCTGTCTTTCTCATGCCCTCAGGGAGACCGAGGAGGTCATTTGACTCTCCAAAAACGGTGGACTTCCTTCCTAAAGGCCAGACTGACCTGTTCCCTGCCTGACTATGACTTCCACTTCAACATGCTGCGGAGCGTGTTTGTTATGCCTGACTTGGAACCGCAGGAAACCCTCTTCTATGGCATCTTCGGCCTGGAGTGGTGAGTGGAAATTGATGTCCTGTCAAGATCATACAGTGATAAGAGACAATGAGAAAGACAGCCATCGATATTTCTATATTGATGGCTTCTGAAAAAGACAGGATTAGAAGATTCATAGAAATACAGCATTCCTTGAACATCTGACTAAATTTAGCTAcaaaacatttctgtaattAGGACAGCACTTAGTGATGAAGTACCAAAAATGTTCTATTAACAGCATGATAAAATACTAAAGGTAACATTCAGAACTTCCTTATACTCAGGGATACTTTATTGTAAGTACATATTGAAGCTATACaaataatttgttcatttttatgaaaacagaaGAGTAAATATCCACACTTTAAGGCTACCCAGCAAAAGCAGAATCATAAGAAATCAGAAAAAGTGTCTTGTTTTATTTGCtgtagcaaaaaataataatcatatcaatatttttgtttcaatagcaagagtttttttctttattttttgcttgtttaaagaaaatgttcaaacttttttgaatgtttgactCATTTCAGGGGGGGGTTGTTTTTTGCAGTGTAGAAACCACTCCTGAGGCTCATACATGGCTTTAGTGAGTCTACATATTAAAGCGGTTCTAATAATTCTGAACGGGGGAAAAAACTCAGATGAAAAATGCACCCTCCCCCCACAAAATGATAACACCCACCTCATGAGTGGAGGCAGCCAGCATCTCCAGAGGGAACGGCATGCCCACATAAACCTGCATGGAATGCAGTTGAGAAGTTTACTCCAGTTTTAAATCAGTTTACTGATATGAAAACGGGCAGCTTTGTCTTTAACTATGGAGCCTCTTTTACAGTCACTTTaactataaaatgttttttttatgaaagattGTCTTGCATTGTTTGCAGTGTAATGGAAAGGtggaaagaatactttaaaGAGTAAATGAAGGtagaaatgaaagagaacaaagaaTAGAAGAGTGGAgcagaaatgaacaaatattaGTAAAGGTAAAGTGAGGGGGCattgaagatgatgaagagtgGAAAAGCACTTTGTCCTATGATACACCTGTGGAAGTATGGAAGTATTTTGGAGAGATTGCAGTTTTTGACTGGGTTGTTCAACAGAATCTGAGGAATGAAGAATTGTGatgatgcacatttttttaagaataagggagatgtgcagagttgtggcaACTAAAGAGAAACTAAGTTGATGAGCCATGAAATGAAGGTATGGGAAAGACTAGAAGCTAAACTAAGTCCAGacgtgaacatttgtgagcagcagtactatttcatgccaagaaagagcactacaaatgcaacatttgctttgaggatgttgatagagaagtacagagaaggtcagagagagctccactgtgtctttgtagatctggagaaatcTAATGACCGAGTAGCATGTACctagagaggaactatggtattgtatgaggaagtctggagtgacagagaagtataaAGTCAGAGAGACCAAACTGAGATAGTTCAGACATGGCCAGAGGAGAGACAGTAAagggatgctgagtctagagctgccacgcCAAGAGGTCTAGAGaaggaccaaagaggaggtttatggatgcggtgaatgaagacatgaagctagctggtgttagagtggaggatgctgaagagagggttagatggaggaagaTAATTCACGAAatccgaaaggaaaagaagtccTACATAGTTAGAAAACTCATACTTTTTGTCTGTTGTCATCAGGGCTTTTATTTATGAAGGTGTTGGCAACAAAGGGCactaaaaaaaacgaaaaactaaatgtaaagaCTAAAAACGATGTTCTTTGACAATACAGGAAGAATTCATAGCTGCTTCCTTCGTTGCCAGTTAAGTCTAATTATCCAACCTGAAGCGTGAAATAATATCAGTACAGTAACAGGAAATGAAATCAAATACCGGTTGCTGTTATCAGAAATGATCTTTTACAACCTTTAGTTTCATCTCAtatggaaacaaaaatgaatacgAAAGTGAAGCAGATGCTTTGATAATAAAGCAACACAAACAATCATGTCACGATCAGGCTAAAGAATGCTGTTTAATCGTCTTTATacattattgtgtgaatgcattcaatgcattcacactattgagattcttcatttacgctttcttccgtacgtttttcggcacgtaaaaactcaagcacactttatgcgatttacacaatcttggtatcaaaacgttcagcacgttaaggacattactgcttgtatttttggttttcgcaaattttacagttttcgcgatattacgcaatttatgcgaattttcagccttatgttaagtcaatggaaaaattttaaactttttactgcaccttaaaacttttacaatattggtatcaaaacgttcagcacgttcaggacattaatgcacgaacttttggtattcgtacattttacgATTTTCACGCAATTTATGcgaattaatgcaatttaagcttttaatgctAGTTAATGCAACTtaagcactttacacactttacacactttaagCACTTAATACACGTTacacaatttaagcaattactgcaaatttaagcaatttacgcAATTTACAACAACTGCATTAGcgcgataatgcattcacacatgcattatcggaggtaatgcaatttttctagttttctgtTAGGCATTAATTTTCTCATGAAATCTTTTACTCCTTAAACCATTTCACTTGTTTGAGTTTTCATAAACATCTGGTTATTTTGAGGTCTCCTCTATTATATCTTATGTCGTTttcgttcttttttttaacatttgactaGGTGAGCTACCATTCATCATTCATGGTTACCATAGTAACGTAAGGTTTGCTTAAGCTGTTGACCATGGCTCAAGATCTGCTTTTTGTCATTGTGTGGCTCTGTTTTCTAAAGGAAAAACGTGAAGGCGTCTGCAGTGTGTCGCTTCAGCCTGTCTGAGGTCCAAAAGGCTTTTCAAGGACCCTACATGGAGAACCAGGACTCTGGCTCCAAGTGGACGGAATACACCGGAAAGATCCCGGAACCACGACCCGGAACTGTAAGGAAATCTCAGTGATGCCTTTTTGTGCTGAAAACTGTTCCCTATATCCTTGTAAAGATGAGTTAAACTGAAGAGGAACAAAGAGATTTAGTCTGAATGGAAGCGCAGCATCAGAGAGGATGGGTGGAGGCTCAAAACCCAAATGGAAGCCATTTCCATGGCGATTAATTCTGGTTTATCACATGTTCAATGAACGCTTAGAGGAGCAGCCGCCATGACATTGTTAGTGGGGTCAGACACTACCCAGGGCACAGTAGTTTCAACACTTTGTCGGACTTCATTTAACTTTGCTATTTAACAAAAAGGAGAACAGTTGAAGGGTTTGAACTTGGAAGCGTGAAAGCCTATTAAAAGAGCTCGCATGAAAAGgacaaagaaagaagaaaagaagttaATTTAGTCAGGTGAAGAGACCCAActtaaaagaatgtttttctcttccacGACGCCCACTTCTTTTCTTGTTCCCTTCTCCTCTAACCTCCTCTCATCACTCTCTCTCTACTTTCTCCCCAAAGTGTATAAATGATGCTTTGAGGGCCAGGGGCATAAACATTTCCACCTCCCTGCCTGATGATGTGTTGGAGTTTGTCAGGCGGCATCCTCTGATGTCCCATCAAGTCCAACCTCTAGACAAACGGCCGGTTTTGTTCAGGCGGACGACAGACTACACACATATGGCAGCACACGTGGTCCAGGGACTAGACGGAGAAACATACCATGTTTTATACATGGGGACAGGTGCGTATGAATTAATGTCAGACACTTACTCTGCCTCCTAAGaacctgaaaaataaacatccttcatgctaaaaaaaaaaaaaaaaaaagttaatggtGGGGCTTTAATTTCTTATACTTTAAAGCTTTATGTCTGCAGAAGATGcactaaatttttatttataaataataataatacattatttattggttgctaaactaaagtagaccctccttcttgggtcttagaaaatgattctgaggagaaaaaaaaacctcagggatgtccacaggAAGGAAGAATCCTCTCCAAGGACagacaggcgatgtaccaggactgttaaagaagaattagctttgAATAGTTTGAATAGTTTAGCAGATGGCCTTCATCCATTGGGtgtgagacgagccagaggcgaggtccactgctcAGAACAGGGGCACAGAcaagccacctggaatctctcccgctcTCCCGTCTCACTTACTTCACCCTTACCTACCCTTATGTGTTGCTTAGATATATCCTGTTGCTCGCAACATGTCTGTAGAAAAGAAAAGTGTGCATGAAAATTTCCTTTGCATGGAATCACAGAGAAGTCTACtatcttgatattttgtgccGGCCATCTGCATACCCCATTTTTCACCCGCATCCACCCATAAGGTCagctgtgactaaggcttaaactAATCTGGAAgtacagttttattaaaaaaaaagactcctaTTATGGATTTGTGTGGTAGGTGATTGCAGGGATGTTTAGCAACTGTTTCTTCATTTCTTCCACTTCCAATTCCCAAACTGTCTGGATTTTATTGCACAAATGGGCAAAGTGTCACTCAGTCAAAAGCAACTTttgattaccttttttttttgtgtgtgcaaatACTGAGCTGGTCAGGTGATACGGCTAGTTCAGGggaacctttaacactaaaagatccatttggtctataatttttttacagACTAGAAACCAACGAGAGCCACAATGTCCCactttattattcaaaaatgcacaatatttatgcttttttgtcaattaaacatttatttataacttaaatatgaaaataattacattagaacatgtttatatgtttatatttaacagttgtaacttcttctacatttgacagcagcacacacttgttcctttcaaaataaaacccacgcTGCGTCAAAAAGgtccattaaaaagtaaaaatgcagTCAAACATGATGGTTTTAGCATTAGGATTTTGGTGTGCCACGAtcaattttccctttttacttTCAGATATAAACATAATTTCGattgaaatgtttattaaagaaaaaaaactcaaaacatttagaataaactgagctttttattgtcTTGTTCTAAGATGTGagggacaaaacacacaactctaaatcattttcaatcattttaaactgcatttgttcaaaactttaaccagttTAGtgtaattaacaaaataaaacaacatttggagtcttttatttgactaactataaattaaaaacacaaatttaaagaacacttCTGCAGAATTTTTGACAgtatattaaacttttttttgcttagttgtttgACACGTTAGAAATCTAAGCAGAAATGACCAAACTGAATTAAATCATCTATTATGTATTCaatcattaacatttttcattaatgctaaagagccacaataaagggataaaagagccacatgtggctccagagcaacaggttgcagacctctgcgcTAGCGCTAGTTAGCACTAGCTTACAAATCAAATGTTCTAACCAACTAAAAGTCACGAGTGTCCTATTAAGCACTAGCACTGTAagacaaatcaaaataaatctgtttagaAAAAGgtattttgttgtttagaagtatttggtcaatatatcttgtgttttttagtaTATTAAATTTCTCCTGCATTGGTCACTCAGATGAAGGCTGGTTACATAAAGCTGTGGAGGTCCAAGGTCAGATCCACATTATAGAAGAGCTTCAACTATTTGAGGAACCGCAGCCAATCACCAATCTACTAATGTCCACAAAGCAGGTAGCCTTTCAAATGcacacaaatgtattttctattaaaaaaaagtaaaagaatctgttttttcatgcaaaaatatttcctcTCCCCCAGGCGAGCTTGTATGTAGGCTCTCCATCCGGCGTGGTTCAGCTTCCACTCTCCAACTGTGGCAGATACTCTACCTGCTACGAATGCGTCTTTGCCAGAGACCCGCACTGTGCCTGGAACGGCGGCGAGTGTGTGGACGTTACAGCGCAGGCAAACAGGTGGGTGTTGGAATCTGCATGCGAGCTCACTGCCGGATAGAAGAACTGCAGGTGCCGCTTTGTTCGTTTCACGAGGTATCGCCGTGCTCTATCTGTGTCAGCTCCACTAGTAATCTAGTCCTGAAAGCAGATACTGCATGTGACCGTCACTGTAACATTCAGCTGTGTGCTTGAGTTGTACTGAGCAGATAAACTGATTCAGAAGATGTAAATACACCAGAGTGGAACCGCATAGCAGAAACAGAAATAGAACTCTTAGTGgg containing:
- the LOC112161812 gene encoding semaphorin-4G isoform X1, with amino-acid sequence MQDAGPLASQLLLLSCLCVAVSGYPFRPPLDLDVTPRVTVLISGLQGSRRFQSSTVNYSTLLLDADRERLYVGARGAVFALDATDISASPAASIEWEASAEQKFQCLLKGKDNKTECFNHIRLLQRFNSTHLYMCGTHAFSPLCAYIDEERFVMSSKPEEGRDKCPYGPTTGYTGLLVDQQLYTASQYEFRSFPDIRRNSPSPTLKTEDAPTRWLNEAEFVGSSLLKERLGSGGDDQIFFFFTERNQEYSGTYSHSRVARVGRVCKGDRGGHLTLQKRWTSFLKARLTCSLPDYDFHFNMLRSVFVMPDLEPQETLFYGIFGLEWKNVKASAVCRFSLSEVQKAFQGPYMENQDSGSKWTEYTGKIPEPRPGTCINDALRARGINISTSLPDDVLEFVRRHPLMSHQVQPLDKRPVLFRRTTDYTHMAAHVVQGLDGETYHVLYMGTDEGWLHKAVEVQGQIHIIEELQLFEEPQPITNLLMSTKQASLYVGSPSGVVQLPLSNCGRYSTCYECVFARDPHCAWNGGECVDVTAQANRSSFIQDIQHGNRGCEKAQYDVAQKSRSVRVGDDVLLQCELISNLATPLWTLNGKELQGYDLNSGFRTGTDGLLVIEAQVDQSGLYTCHAVENNIRVAIVTYNVTIVVDLPPPPPVDPAPKLLVTPSRAVERSYNERTSLEPPSLLLTPSKFLSPKNMEALYLSLITVLSGIVVVLAVVLVYMGFCLRAGQSGKYSLRAAAAAYPRNHKKSRKTHRNSSHMELKTISSHCNGNGICNGISKPHNGSTQELGVLQIVPGEGYTSPTRETLPPAPPLPSTPQHPSPECNFPNGLAATLPSVLRRMNGNSYILLRQSDSESSSSFSFAEELNRILEKRKHTQLLPIPDESSV
- the LOC112161812 gene encoding semaphorin-4G isoform X2, translating into MQDAGPLASQLLLLSCLCVAVSGYPFRPPLDLDVTPRVTVLISGLQGSRRFQSSTVNYSTLLLDADRERLYVGARGAVFALDATDISASPAASIEWEASAEQKFQCLLKGKDNKTECFNHIRLLQRFNSTHLYMCGTHAFSPLCAYIDEERFVMSSKPEEGRDKCPYGPTTGYTGLLVDQQLYTASQYEFRSFPDIRRNSPSPTLKTEDAPTRWLNEAEFVGSSLLKERLGSGGDDQIFFFFTERNQEYSGTYSHSRVARVGRVCKGDRGGHLTLQKRWTSFLKARLTCSLPDYDFHFNMLRSVFVMPDLEPQETLFYGIFGLEWKNVKASAVCRFSLSEVQKAFQGPYMENQDSGSKWTEYTGKIPEPRPGTCINDALRARGINISTSLPDDVLEFVRRHPLMSHQVQPLDKRPVLFRRTTDYTHMAAHVVQGLDGETYHVLYMGTDEGWLHKAVEVQGQIHIIEELQLFEEPQPITNLLMSTKQASLYVGSPSGVVQLPLSNCGRYSTCYECVFARDPHCAWNGGECVDVTAQANRSSFIQDIQHGNRGCEKAQYDVAQKSRSVRVGDDVLLQCELISNLATPLWTLNGKELQGYDLNSGFRTGRTLRS